The sequence ACCCTTCTTCATGTTGCCTAAAAGGCGGTCTGAGGCGGCTTCGAGTCCGGCGGTGACTGCGATACAGCCGGAGGCAGACAGGAGACGACACAGATCCGGTGAAAATGTCGTCTCGAAGCGAATATTGCCCCACCAGGTAATCTTGAGCTTTCGTTCCAACAGTGCGAGCGCAAGTGATTTCAGCGCAGCAGGGGGGGCTGCTTCATCGACGAAGTGAAACCTGGTGCGACCGGTCTCGGCAACGAGCTGTTCAATCTGCTGGATCAGCCGATCGGTCGGAGTCATCTCGTACCGACTGATGTAGTTAAGCCCGACATCGCAAAATGTACATTGTTTCCAATAGCAACCATGAGCGACGGTCAACTTATTCCAATGACCTTCCGACCAGAGCCGATGCATCGGGTTGATACTGTCCAGAATGGTCAGGTATTGATCCAGAGCTAGCCCCCGATAGGTTGGACAGCCGGTCTCGTTCATTGTGAAGTCGGTGGACGATGAATCGTCGGTATAGACCACGCGGTGTTTCTCGCGATACATCGTGCGGCACAGCGATTGGAGTGAACGTAGGCCGGAGAGATGTTCGACCAAAGAGAGGAGGGGGCGTTCACCGTTATCGAGCGTGATGAAGTCGACATAATCAAACACTCGAGGATCGCTGACGCGGCGCAGCTCGGTATTGACATAGCCTCCGCCGAGGGCTACCGGTACAGCGGGATAGCGCTGTTTGATTGCTCTTGCGATGCGGAACGCGCCATACAAGTTACCTGGGAACGGTACGGATAGACCGACCAGAGATGGCTTGACCCGTTCAAAGTGCGTCCAGAACGACTCTAGTAGCCACTGATCAGTGAGGCTAGGGGAGGCAGTAAGGGCATTGGCGATCTGATCAAAAGATGAAGCGGAGCGTCCAATGTGCTCGGCATAGCGACTCATAGAGAAGTGCGGGGTGATCGTAGCCTGAACGAGATCAGCAAGGTCTTCGAGAAAGAACGTTGCCCATTGTTTGGCTTGGTCATCGACGGAGACTGAGCGTGGGAATGTTTTCCGACCCCGAAATCTTGGCCCTTGTGGTAAAACTCCCGGTTCAATCAATCGGGTTGCGGCGTCTGGGGTACGTCCTTGCAGGAACGAAACGACTGGTTCAATCATCTGAATATATGAGTGTTCCGCCTTCATCATTGTGATGGCTTCTTTGGGAAGAGTATTTGAGGAGGACTGGAGTTGACTGAAGACGTGGCTTAGCCCATCTGGGCTGAATAGGCGCAGCACCATTTCGATTCCCAAATCCGCCTGTTCCGCGCGGATCCCGTGTGTCTCAAGAAATCCTGTTAGATACGCAGT is a genomic window of Candidatus Nitrospira kreftii containing:
- a CDS encoding Radical SAM protein, with protein sequence MRSPRVLLLIPPLTQLNTPYPSTAYLTGFLETHGIRAEQADLGIEMVLRLFSPDGLSHVFSQLQSSSNTLPKEAITMMKAEHSYIQMIEPVVSFLQGRTPDAATRLIEPGVLPQGPRFRGRKTFPRSVSVDDQAKQWATFFLEDLADLVQATITPHFSMSRYAEHIGRSASSFDQIANALTASPSLTDQWLLESFWTHFERVKPSLVGLSVPFPGNLYGAFRIARAIKQRYPAVPVALGGGYVNTELRRVSDPRVFDYVDFITLDNGERPLLSLVEHLSGLRSLQSLCRTMYREKHRVVYTDDSSSTDFTMNETGCPTYRGLALDQYLTILDSINPMHRLWSEGHWNKLTVAHGCYWKQCTFCDVGLNYISRYEMTPTDRLIQQIEQLVAETGRTRFHFVDEAAPPAALKSLALALLERKLKITWWGNIRFETTFSPDLCRLLSASGCIAVTAGLEAASDRLLGNMKKGITVDQTALVAAGFKEAGILIHAYLMFGCPSETIQETVDSLERVRQLVAADLIQSAFWHRFTVTAHSPIGLNPDAHGLRILGPDFQGFAENDLLHDDRCGRTPDWLGEGLRRSLLNYLERRGLDLDIRQWFDEDVPRPTVPSTWLKQLLKNRVIEERRGGERRCVWLGGTVTCEPEGSRFRLIYDGSGKEYILNLPESQAKWVQQLIVTSTPRSSSQEYPYIHQVGSQFPGTISDFNAFLNTSSWKKIRSIGLVLV